TACCAGAAGGTTTTCAAGGTAATAGTGAAGTGGGCCACATGACGATTGGTGGGGGACGGATTATGTTTCAATCCATGGTGCGGATTGATAAAGCTATCAGTGATGGTTCATTTTTTAAAAATGATATGTTTTTAAAAGCTATTGCTAACTGCAAAAAATACAATAGCACTCTTCACCTTATTGGACTATTGCAAGTTGAAGGAGTTCATGCTCATATCAACCATCTCTTTGCTTTGCTGGATTTATGTCAAAAGCAAAACTTTAAAAATGTCTTAGTTCATGTCATTACTGATGGTCGAGATGCGCCAGTGCATGATAGTTTAAAACATCTTAGAACTTTGGAACAAAAATTGAAAAAACTAGGTTTTGGCCAGGTTGCAACTATTTCTGGTCGCTATTTTGCTATGGATCGGGATCAACGCTGGGATCGAACTCAAAAAGCCTATGATTGTTTAACACAAGGACAAACGCAACGAATGTTTGAAAAAGCCTCTGATTATATTCATGCCTGTCACAGTCAAAAAGAAACTGATGAATTTATTGTGCCAGGAAAAATAAGCTGGTATGAAGGTATTAAAAATCATGATAGTGTGATTTTTTATAACTTCCGGACTGATCGACCTAGACAGCTAACCCAGGCTCTAGTTGAACCCAAGTTTGATCATTTTCCAGTCCAAAAACTTGCTATCAACTATGTAACCATGACTCAGTATTACCAACCAATGAAGGCTGATGTTGCTTTTGCTGAAATTCCGGTAGTTCATTTTTTGGGAGAACTTGTCAGTCAACAA
This genomic stretch from Candidatus Beckwithbacteria bacterium harbors:
- a CDS encoding 2,3-bisphosphoglycerate-independent phosphoglycerate mutase; its protein translation is MSKNSKAKVMLIIRDGWGYRHSCELNAICEAKPSFDSRLMQQYPHTLLAASGEAVGLPEGFQGNSEVGHMTIGGGRIMFQSMVRIDKAISDGSFFKNDMFLKAIANCKKYNSTLHLIGLLQVEGVHAHINHLFALLDLCQKQNFKNVLVHVITDGRDAPVHDSLKHLRTLEQKLKKLGFGQVATISGRYFAMDRDQRWDRTQKAYDCLTQGQTQRMFEKASDYIHACHSQKETDEFIVPGKISWYEGIKNHDSVIFYNFRTDRPRQLTQALVEPKFDHFPVQKLAINYVTMTQYYQPMKADVAFAEIPVVHFLGELVSQQGLKQLRISETEKYAHVTFFFNGQIEKPFTGEERVLIPSPKVATYDLKPEMSVGQIADALVNQIRQKDYSLVVTNLVNGDMVGHTGIRPAIRKAVLAVDQALEQIVIAGLEQGYTILVFADHGNAEDQTPKWRTSHTTNPVPCILVSNDPKLQQVKLKEGRGLQDIAPTTLKLLGITKPKEMSGESLV